A genomic window from Sorex araneus isolate mSorAra2 chromosome 2, mSorAra2.pri, whole genome shotgun sequence includes:
- the MAP3K12 gene encoding mitogen-activated protein kinase kinase kinase 12 isoform X1: protein MACLHETRTPSPSFGGFVSTLSEASMRKLDPDTSDCTPEKDLTPTQCVLRDVVPLGGQGGGGPSPSPGGEPPPEPFANSVLQLHEQDAGGPGGAAGSPESRASRVRADEVRLQCQSGSGFLEGLFGCLRPVWTMIGKAYSTEHKQQQEDLWEVPFEEILDLQWVGSGAQGAVFLGRFHGEEVAVKKVRDLKETDIKHLRKLKHPNIITFKGVCTQAPCYCILMEFCAQGQLYEVLRAGRPVTPSLLVDWSMGIAGGMNYLHLHKIIHRDLKSPNMLITYDDVVKISDFGTSKELSDKSTKMSFAGTVAWMAPEVIRNEPVSEKVDIWSFGVVLWELLTGEIPYKDVDSSAIIWGVGSNSLHLPVPSSCPDGFKILLRQCWNSKPRNRPSFRQILLHLDIASADVLSTPQETYFKSQAEWREEVKLHFEKIKSEGTCLHRLEEELVMRRREELRHALDIREHYERKLERANNLYMELNALMLQLELKERELLRREQALERRCPGLLKPHPSRGLLHGNTMEKLIKKRNVPQKLSPHSKRPDILKTESLLPKLDAALSGVGLPGCPKGPPSPGRSRRGKTRHRKASAKGSCGDLPGLRAAVPAHEPGGPGSPGGLGGGPSAWEACPPALRGLHHDLLLRKMSSSSPDLLSAALGARGRGASGAGDPGSPPPARGDTPPSEGSAPGSTSPDSPGGAKGEPPPSVGPGDGVGLPGTGREGTAGRGGPRAGSQHLTPAALLYRAAVTRSQKRGISSEEEEGEVDSEVELTSSQRWPQGLNMRQSQSTFSSENPSDGEEGTASEPSPSGTPEVGSTNTDERPDEKSDDMYSQGSEIPLDPSASEGVPGPVPSSLPLPNQDVLRGKQGPPNSEDSDCDSTELDNNSGEALQPPASLPP from the exons ATGGCCTGCCTCCACGAGACCCGCACACCCTCCCCTTCCTTTGGGGGTTTTGTGTCCACCCTGAGCGAGGCGTCCATGCGCAAGCTGGACCCAGACACTTCTGACTGCACCCCTGAGAAGGACCTAACACCGACCCAGTGTGTACTTCGAGATGTGGTGCCCCTcggtgggcagggcgggggtgggcccagcccctccccaggcggAGAGCCGCCCCCTGAGCCTTTTGCCAACAGTGTCCTGCAGCTACACGAGCAGGACGCGGGGGGCCCAGGAGGAGCTGCTGGGTCCCCTGAGAGTCGGGCATCCAGAGTCCGAGCAGACGAGGTGCGGCTGCAGTGCCAGAGCGGCAGCGGCTTCCTGGAGGGCCTCTTCGGCTGCCTGCGTCCTGTCTGGACCATGATTGGCAAGGCGTACTCCACGGAGCACAAGCAGCAGCAGGAAG ACCTTTGGGAGGTCCCCTTTGAGGAAATCCTGGACCTGCagtgggtgggctcaggggcccagggtgcCGTCTTCCTCGGGCGCTTCCATGGTGAGGAGGTGGCTGTGAAGAAGGTCCGAGACCTGAAGGAGACGGACATCAAGCACCTGCGAAAGCTGAAGCACCCCAACATCATCACCTTCAA GGGTGTGTGTACCCAGGCTCCCTGCTATTGCATCCTTATGGAGTTCTGCGCCCAGGGCCAGCTGTATGAGGTACTACGGGCTGGCCGCCCTGTCACCCCCTCCTTGCTGGTTGACTGGTCTATGGGCATCGCCGGTGGCATGAACTACCTGCACCTCCACAAGATTATCCATAGAGACCTCAAATCCCCCAA CATGCTCATCACGTATGATGATGTGGTGAAGATCTCAGACTTTGGCACTTCCAAGGAGCTGAGCGACAAGAGCACCAAGATGTCCTTTGCAGGGACAGTAGCCTGGATGGCCCCAGAAGTGATCCGCAATGAACCAGTATCTGAGAAGGTGGACATCTG GTCCTTTGGCGTTGTGCTATGGGAGCTGCTGACTGGCGAGATCCCCTATAAAGACGTGGATTCCTCAGCCATCATCTGGGGCGTGGGAAGCAATAGCCTCCATCTGCCCGTGCCCTCCAGCTGCCCCGACGGCTTCAAAATCCTGCTTCGCCAATGCTG GAATAGCAAACCACGAAATCGTCCATCATTCCGGCAGATCCTGCTGCATCTGGACATCGCCTCAGCCGATGTGCTCTCCACACCCCAGGAGACTTACTTTAAGTCCCAG gcAGAGTGGCGGGAAGAGGTCAAGCTGCACTTTGAGAAAATCAAGTCAGAAGGAACCTGCCTGCACCGCCTAGAGGAGGAGCTGGTGATGAGGAGAAGGGAGGAGCTCAG ACATGCCTTGGACATCAGGGAGCACTATGAGCGGAAGCTGGAGCGAGCCAACAATCTGTACATGGAACTTAATGCCCTTATGTTACAACTGGAGCTTAAGGAGCGGGAGTTGCTACG GAGGGAGCAAGCCTTAGAGCGGAGGTGCCCGGGTCTGTTGAAGCCACACCCTTCCCGAGGCCTCCTACATGGGAACACAATGGAGAAACTCATCAAGAAGAGAAATGTCCCACAAAAATTGTCACCCCACAGTAAAAG GCCAGACATCCTCAAGACAGAGTCTCTGCTGCCTAAACTTGATGCTGCCCTGAGTGGGGTGGGGCTTCCTGGGTGTCCTAAGGGACCCCCGTCTCCAGGACGGAGTCGCCGTGGCAAAACCCGTCATCGCAAGGCCAGCGCCAAGGGCAGCTGCGGGGACCTGCCTGGGCTTCGTGCTGCTGTGCCAGCTCATGAACCTGGGGGACCAGGAAGTCCAGGGGGGCTAGGAGGGGGACCATCGGCCTGGGAggcctgccccccagccctgcgtgGGCTCCACCACGACCTCCTGCTGCGGAAGATGTCTTCTTCGTCCCCAGATCTCCTGTCGGCAGCCCTGGGAGCTCGGGGCCGGGGGGCCAGTGGAGCCGGGGATCCTGGCTCACCGCCTCCAGCCCGGGGTGACACCCCCCCAAGTGAGGGCTCAGCACCTGGTTCCACAAGCCCAGATTCGCCGGGCGGAGCCAAAGGAGAGCCTCCTCCGTCTGTTGGGCCTGGTGATGGCGTGGGGCTACCAGGAACTGGAAGGGAAGGGACGGCAGGAAGGGGAGGCCCCCGGGCTGGCTCCCAGCACTTGACCCCAGCTGCTCTCCTCTACAGGGCTGCTGTCACCAGAAGCCAG AAACGCGGCATCTCCTccgaggaggaagaaggagaggtgGACAGTGAAGTGGAGCTGACGTCAAGTCAGAG GTGGCCTCAAGGCCTGAATATGCGCCAGTCACAATCTACCTTCAGTTCAGAGAATCCCTCGGACGGAGAGGAAGGCACAGCCAGTGAGCCCTCCCCCAGCGGGACACCTGAAGTTGGCAGTACCAACACTGACGAGCGGCCAGATGAAAAATCTGATGACATGTATTCCCAGGGCTCGGAAATTCCCTTAGACCCATCTGCTTCTGAGGGGGTTCCTGGCCCTGTACCCAGCTCCTTACCACTCCCAAATCAGGACGTACTAAGAGGGAAGCAG GGCCCTCCTAATTCTGAGGACTCAGACTGTGACAGCACTGAACTGGACAACAACAGCGGTGAAGCCTTgcagccccctgcctccctccctccttga
- the MAP3K12 gene encoding mitogen-activated protein kinase kinase kinase 12 isoform X2, whose product MACLHETRTPSPSFGGFVSTLSEASMRKLDPDTSDCTPEKDLTPTHVLQLHEQDAGGPGGAAGSPESRASRVRADEVRLQCQSGSGFLEGLFGCLRPVWTMIGKAYSTEHKQQQEDLWEVPFEEILDLQWVGSGAQGAVFLGRFHGEEVAVKKVRDLKETDIKHLRKLKHPNIITFKGVCTQAPCYCILMEFCAQGQLYEVLRAGRPVTPSLLVDWSMGIAGGMNYLHLHKIIHRDLKSPNMLITYDDVVKISDFGTSKELSDKSTKMSFAGTVAWMAPEVIRNEPVSEKVDIWSFGVVLWELLTGEIPYKDVDSSAIIWGVGSNSLHLPVPSSCPDGFKILLRQCWNSKPRNRPSFRQILLHLDIASADVLSTPQETYFKSQAEWREEVKLHFEKIKSEGTCLHRLEEELVMRRREELRHALDIREHYERKLERANNLYMELNALMLQLELKERELLRREQALERRCPGLLKPHPSRGLLHGNTMEKLIKKRNVPQKLSPHSKRPDILKTESLLPKLDAALSGVGLPGCPKGPPSPGRSRRGKTRHRKASAKGSCGDLPGLRAAVPAHEPGGPGSPGGLGGGPSAWEACPPALRGLHHDLLLRKMSSSSPDLLSAALGARGRGASGAGDPGSPPPARGDTPPSEGSAPGSTSPDSPGGAKGEPPPSVGPGDGVGLPGTGREGTAGRGGPRAGSQHLTPAALLYRAAVTRSQKRGISSEEEEGEVDSEVELTSSQRWPQGLNMRQSQSTFSSENPSDGEEGTASEPSPSGTPEVGSTNTDERPDEKSDDMYSQGSEIPLDPSASEGVPGPVPSSLPLPNQDVLRGKQGPPNSEDSDCDSTELDNNSGEALQPPASLPP is encoded by the exons ATGGCCTGCCTCCACGAGACCCGCACACCCTCCCCTTCCTTTGGGGGTTTTGTGTCCACCCTGAGCGAGGCGTCCATGCGCAAGCTGGACCCAGACACTTCTGACTGCACCCCTGAGAAGGACCTAACACCGACCCA TGTCCTGCAGCTACACGAGCAGGACGCGGGGGGCCCAGGAGGAGCTGCTGGGTCCCCTGAGAGTCGGGCATCCAGAGTCCGAGCAGACGAGGTGCGGCTGCAGTGCCAGAGCGGCAGCGGCTTCCTGGAGGGCCTCTTCGGCTGCCTGCGTCCTGTCTGGACCATGATTGGCAAGGCGTACTCCACGGAGCACAAGCAGCAGCAGGAAG ACCTTTGGGAGGTCCCCTTTGAGGAAATCCTGGACCTGCagtgggtgggctcaggggcccagggtgcCGTCTTCCTCGGGCGCTTCCATGGTGAGGAGGTGGCTGTGAAGAAGGTCCGAGACCTGAAGGAGACGGACATCAAGCACCTGCGAAAGCTGAAGCACCCCAACATCATCACCTTCAA GGGTGTGTGTACCCAGGCTCCCTGCTATTGCATCCTTATGGAGTTCTGCGCCCAGGGCCAGCTGTATGAGGTACTACGGGCTGGCCGCCCTGTCACCCCCTCCTTGCTGGTTGACTGGTCTATGGGCATCGCCGGTGGCATGAACTACCTGCACCTCCACAAGATTATCCATAGAGACCTCAAATCCCCCAA CATGCTCATCACGTATGATGATGTGGTGAAGATCTCAGACTTTGGCACTTCCAAGGAGCTGAGCGACAAGAGCACCAAGATGTCCTTTGCAGGGACAGTAGCCTGGATGGCCCCAGAAGTGATCCGCAATGAACCAGTATCTGAGAAGGTGGACATCTG GTCCTTTGGCGTTGTGCTATGGGAGCTGCTGACTGGCGAGATCCCCTATAAAGACGTGGATTCCTCAGCCATCATCTGGGGCGTGGGAAGCAATAGCCTCCATCTGCCCGTGCCCTCCAGCTGCCCCGACGGCTTCAAAATCCTGCTTCGCCAATGCTG GAATAGCAAACCACGAAATCGTCCATCATTCCGGCAGATCCTGCTGCATCTGGACATCGCCTCAGCCGATGTGCTCTCCACACCCCAGGAGACTTACTTTAAGTCCCAG gcAGAGTGGCGGGAAGAGGTCAAGCTGCACTTTGAGAAAATCAAGTCAGAAGGAACCTGCCTGCACCGCCTAGAGGAGGAGCTGGTGATGAGGAGAAGGGAGGAGCTCAG ACATGCCTTGGACATCAGGGAGCACTATGAGCGGAAGCTGGAGCGAGCCAACAATCTGTACATGGAACTTAATGCCCTTATGTTACAACTGGAGCTTAAGGAGCGGGAGTTGCTACG GAGGGAGCAAGCCTTAGAGCGGAGGTGCCCGGGTCTGTTGAAGCCACACCCTTCCCGAGGCCTCCTACATGGGAACACAATGGAGAAACTCATCAAGAAGAGAAATGTCCCACAAAAATTGTCACCCCACAGTAAAAG GCCAGACATCCTCAAGACAGAGTCTCTGCTGCCTAAACTTGATGCTGCCCTGAGTGGGGTGGGGCTTCCTGGGTGTCCTAAGGGACCCCCGTCTCCAGGACGGAGTCGCCGTGGCAAAACCCGTCATCGCAAGGCCAGCGCCAAGGGCAGCTGCGGGGACCTGCCTGGGCTTCGTGCTGCTGTGCCAGCTCATGAACCTGGGGGACCAGGAAGTCCAGGGGGGCTAGGAGGGGGACCATCGGCCTGGGAggcctgccccccagccctgcgtgGGCTCCACCACGACCTCCTGCTGCGGAAGATGTCTTCTTCGTCCCCAGATCTCCTGTCGGCAGCCCTGGGAGCTCGGGGCCGGGGGGCCAGTGGAGCCGGGGATCCTGGCTCACCGCCTCCAGCCCGGGGTGACACCCCCCCAAGTGAGGGCTCAGCACCTGGTTCCACAAGCCCAGATTCGCCGGGCGGAGCCAAAGGAGAGCCTCCTCCGTCTGTTGGGCCTGGTGATGGCGTGGGGCTACCAGGAACTGGAAGGGAAGGGACGGCAGGAAGGGGAGGCCCCCGGGCTGGCTCCCAGCACTTGACCCCAGCTGCTCTCCTCTACAGGGCTGCTGTCACCAGAAGCCAG AAACGCGGCATCTCCTccgaggaggaagaaggagaggtgGACAGTGAAGTGGAGCTGACGTCAAGTCAGAG GTGGCCTCAAGGCCTGAATATGCGCCAGTCACAATCTACCTTCAGTTCAGAGAATCCCTCGGACGGAGAGGAAGGCACAGCCAGTGAGCCCTCCCCCAGCGGGACACCTGAAGTTGGCAGTACCAACACTGACGAGCGGCCAGATGAAAAATCTGATGACATGTATTCCCAGGGCTCGGAAATTCCCTTAGACCCATCTGCTTCTGAGGGGGTTCCTGGCCCTGTACCCAGCTCCTTACCACTCCCAAATCAGGACGTACTAAGAGGGAAGCAG GGCCCTCCTAATTCTGAGGACTCAGACTGTGACAGCACTGAACTGGACAACAACAGCGGTGAAGCCTTgcagccccctgcctccctccctccttga